GAAGTTAATTAAAAAACATCCAGCGAGCCTTCTTGGTAGAAGTCTTTCTGGATGCTTTTTTTCTTTCGTTTATTTTTTGTTTGGACGGTTATACGTTTCATCAAATTCCTTACCCTCTAGAGAAGGGTCTAGTGTAAGTGGTTCACGGCAATGACCGCACATATCAACGCGGCCAAGCATTTTTGTTTGCCCACCGCAATTAGGACAAACAATTTGAACGGCACGAGTGGACAAGGTTCCAATCCATGCGTACACAATCGTACTTCCTAGAATTGCTAGAACGCCAAGCAACATA
Above is a window of Sporosarcina sp. 6E9 DNA encoding:
- a CDS encoding YgzB family protein yields the protein MKPYKNKINRIRSFALSLIFIGVVIMYLGIFFRKNEIIMIIFMLLGVLAILGSTIVYAWIGTLSTRAVQIVCPNCGGQTKMLGRVDMCGHCREPLTLDPSLEGKEFDETYNRPNKK